The Campylobacter sp. genome contains the following window.
CAAATGGCAAAATTTCGGCGGAATTTTTAGTTTTTGCTTTTTCGCATAGATCCAGCACGTAGTCGTAAAATCTTCTGATTTGCGATTGACTAGTTCTAATACTATTCGCCGTTTTCTTCGCGGTTTCATTAAAAAGTTCGCCGTCTTTGATATAATCTAACGTGATCTTTTCATATAAAATTCCAGACTTATCGGCTTTGGAATCGTCGTAGCTTTTGCGTTGTTGGCCGTTATGGGCGTAGTTCATCTTGCTCTCCTTTTATAAATGAATTCACATAGTGCCATTTTTACCTGTTCGGGACTTTTTTCTAGTACATTTTGCAGCTTTTGTATTAGCCATTGCGAGTCTTTGGATAAATTTCTTACTATTAAATAATTCAGCTTCGAAGCCCAGATATTGGATCTTGCGTCATTAGCTTTAGCGCTTTTTGCCATATCGCAAAGCTCTAGCAGATGATATAAAAATGCTGTATTTAGCTCCTCTATGCTTTCAAGCGTATTTGTTATGAGCGCATACATCGTTTTATACTCGCTCCATCTAGCCGTTTGTCCAAATAGAGTAATAGCGTCCTTTTTTATCCCTTTTTCATCTTTAAATTCCTTGGCAAGCTCAAGCTGGTTTTCGCTCAGTTCGGCTAGGTATTTAATAGGCACGGAAGGTTTTGCAATGCAAATCCCCATACTTAGGCTAAGTGTTTTGTCGCTAATAAATTTATTAAACTCATCATCTATAAATCTAGCAATATCTAGCACCGTATCCCAAGCTCCCACCAATAGTAAATCATCTCCGCCTGAAAATACTATATAGGTATGTGGAAAATTTTGTTTTATTAAGCGCGGAATGTGAATGCTAAAAAAGCTATCAAGCCCCTTTGAAAACATATCAAAGCTATCAAAACTATTAGTAACATTACTATTTTTGATGAAATCCCCCATTCCATCGACATCGGCTTTCAGCACCGCTATAGCTTTTAATCCCAAAGGCCCATCCTCGTGCATTTTATTGCATGCGAGTTGCGCCAGTTCGTTAAAGCTTGCCGTTTGCCCATCTTTTTTAAATACATAAGATTTTATACGCTCATCTAGTTCTAGCTCGCAATTAAAGCCTTCTAAATCGATTCCTAGCTCGTCAAGGGAAATTTTTGAAGTTTTTGTATCTACAAGCTTGGCTCCAAGCCTCTCAAAGCCGCTTTCTATTGCTATTATATCGGCATAATTTAGTACGATTGCGCTTTGATTTAAAAGATCGAATTTATTAAGTTTTTCTAGCTCGAAAGCATCGCTTACTCGCTCTCTAAACTCCTTGTAACTATCCATATCACTAAAATCGCTTTTTTTACAATCAAGCGCCACTAAACTCATACCTGCAATAGCACTAAATTTATCGATAAAAAATTTATCTACGTTGTGTTTGATATCGTTAAATGTATCTTGGGCGAAATTTTGCTTCGGTATTAAAATTTCAAATTTCCCTGCGCTTATGCTTAGAATTTTACTTTCGCTTATTTTCAATTTAAAGCATATAAATTTAGCGATTGCTTTGGTGAAGAGCTGAACGTAAGCGGATTTGGCGCGCAGAATTTTAGCCGCATTTTTAGTATTGATATTTTCAAAAATAAATTTTTGAATACCGTAGAAATCTCCGGCTATCAGATACATTTCATCATTTAAGATATCGTCTATATCGGTAATCCGAAAGCTTTGCTCAAGCTCTTTAAATTCGCTATTAAAGAAATCGCTAAAATTGCTCAAAGATACTCCTTTTTAAAACAAATTTTTATAATTTTAATGCTTTTATAATTAAGCAACCATTAAAAAATAAATCTGGAATTAAATTTTATTTTTTGGTTTTGCCTTGTCGCATAAACCAAAAAATATTACAAATAAAAATTTTGTTATTTAAACACCAGTATTATCACGCCTGCGCCGATGAGTGCTAGCGCAAGCCATTCGCGAAGACTCGGGCGCTCGCCTAAAAATATCACAGCGATGATCACAACGAGTACTACGCTTAGTTTATCGATCGGTGCTACTTGATAGGCTTTGCCGATTTGTAGGGCTTTGAAATACGCTAGCCACGATGCACCCGTAGCCAGCCCGCTTAGTATCAAAAATACCCAGTTGCGAGGGGTTAGGCTCGATAACGGCTGCCAGGCTTTAGCGTAGCGCAAGAATATGGCGAGACATAGGGCGATGATGATCGTGCGGATAAAAGTTGCGAAGTGAGAGTTGATGCCTTCAAGCCCGATTTTTGCAAATATCGCAGTCAGCGCCGCAAAGAGTGCTGATGCAAGTGCCCAAACCGCCCAAGTTTCCATGATTTTCCTTTAGAAAAATTGCTGAATTATAGCCCCATTTAGATAAAATTTGTTTATAATTTCGCGAGTATCGCAGCAAAAAGCTAAATCGCAAGCGAGCAATCCTACGAAGGCGGCATTTAAATTTTAAAATTTTAGTCGCAAAATACAATTAAATTTTAGTTCCGACAAGCAAAGCTTGCCTCACGCGCTACC
Protein-coding sequences here:
- the csm2 gene encoding type III-A CRISPR-associated protein Csm2 yields the protein MNYAHNGQQRKSYDDSKADKSGILYEKITLDYIKDGELFNETAKKTANSIRTSQSQIRRFYDYVLDLCEKAKTKNSAEILPFVKMLNSKVAYASSRKNVSKNFVEFIKDCVSQVDSVEKLEVFKLFFEAVLGFSKDKEER
- a CDS encoding EamA family transporter, whose translation is METWAVWALASALFAALTAIFAKIGLEGINSHFATFIRTIIIALCLAIFLRYAKAWQPLSSLTPRNWVFLILSGLATGASWLAYFKALQIGKAYQVAPIDKLSVVLVVIIAVIFLGERPSLREWLALALIGAGVIILVFK